The Osmia lignaria lignaria isolate PbOS001 chromosome 14, iyOsmLign1, whole genome shotgun sequence genome has a window encoding:
- the LOC117609177 gene encoding uncharacterized protein LOC117609177, with the protein MAGIFNLFGESNLNKGNVMTPLSRSKTTIGISGASVKNAGPLKPKGLSIRSNSNLNLSASNKDICNKPQEYLKPKLTQLNIEGHPISPGKDCVSKKTNECPINLSPQKVSDKKNVQLQKPSNEIIFKQPSLPKIYAKKRYPEPESLAPYCDMQFEFDDIYTKTIENEFKELLMKKKNEIVPYEDEGFQSEPEQLEYKMPILCTSPFSLDEEWRRCKSPDLPEPYFSDMDE; encoded by the exons ATGGCTGGTATATTCAACTTATTTGGTGAATCAAACCTTAACAAAG GTAATGTTATGACACCTTTGTCAAGATCTAAGACAACCATTGGAATAAGTGGAGCTTCTGTTAAAAATGCTGGTCCATTGAAACCAAAAGGATTGTCTATTAGATCTAACTCTAATTTAAATCTATCAGCTTCAAATAAAGATATATGTAATAAACCACAAGAATATTTGAAACCAAAGCTCACTCAACTAAATATTGAAGGTCACCCAATATCACCTGGAAAAGATTGTGTATCAAAG aaaacaaaTGAATGTCCCATAAATTTATCCCCCCAAAAAGTATCTGATAAAAAGAATGTGCAACTACAAAAACCTTCTAATGAAATTATCTTTAAACAACCATCATTaccaaaaatttatgcaaaaaaaAGATATCCTGAACCTGAAAGCTTAGCACCATATTGTGATATGCAATTTGAGTTTG ATGATATTTATACAAAAACCATAGAGAATGAATTTAAAGAATTGCttatgaagaagaagaatgagATAGTACCATATGAGGATGAGGGATTTCAATCAG aaCCAGAACAGTTGGAATATAAAATGCCAATATTATGCACATCTCCTTTTTCACTAGATGAAGAATGGAGAAGATGCAAAAGCCCTGACTTACCAGAGCCTTATTTTTCAGATATGGATGAATAA
- the LOC117609309 gene encoding putative malate dehydrogenase 1B encodes MSASVCTTVIAGVLEDHNFNHICFVAESLSNIIPNFYYKIIYKSSKEWKSWLKKMCTLYGWSHTKSPLIWQEIGITHSNINYVGSSYQFWEFLQQYYDIKSQLTREDLEALQADLLFAHDIKEEISKSPDVQERRRITIVGAGRSVCAELVCQLLMTKELWLTHGILIGLYDEPGCFFKIKKIYKDAGGVGAGLNSVMILNNVPEGLKDCHILIYLDSLLREEYEGTDDLLQRNYKDIEKLSMQINEYAPSYMKVLFCSMGITCFYANIMHELVTKVPSTNIVAVSSHYGLELIYPLVNSVGFTLQNFGCPPVWGYLGINQFVDVDHMIQKVHTYPATRTQISQKNVLLPIQTQEHSELRWFFYMSHNKKPYVDNLKRKALTQYLVGRSEDFPKCKAICDLLKLWYSKKENIEDEIISLGIASDGSFGIPKGLVFSQPVYLKVLADDSRVWIPFTDFPMPNMPFSIFQNFIDTATIIKEQIIKLKENSEFKEKFSAT; translated from the exons ATGTCAGCAAGCGTATGTACTACTGTAATAGCTGGCGTTTTAGAAGATCATAATTTCAATCATATATGTTTTGTTGCTGAAAGTTTATCGAATATAATACCtaacttttattataaaattatttataaaagttcGAAGGAATGGAAA TCCTGGTTAAAAAAAATGTGTACACTTTATGGCTGGTCTCATACTAAATCACCTTTAATATGGCAAGAAATTGGAATTACTCACAGCAATATAAATTACGTTGGAAGTAGCTACCAATTTTGGGAGTTCTTGCAACAATATTATGACATCAAATCGCAATTAACTCGAGAAGATCTTGAGGCCCTACAAGCAGATTTATTATTT GCTCATGATATAAAAGAAGAGATAAGTAAAAGTCCAGATGTACAAGAACGTCGTCGAATAACAATAGTAGGAGCAGGAAGATCAGTGTGTGCAGAATTAGTTTGCCAGTTATTAATGACAAAAGAACTTTGGTTGACCCATGGAATTCTTATTGGCTTATATGATGAACCAGGatgcttttttaaaattaaaaaaatttataaagatgCAGGAGGAGTGGGTGCAGGTTTAAATTCAGTAATGATTTTAAACAATGTACCTGAGGGATTAAAAGATTGTCACATATTGATATATCTTGATTCTTTATTAAG agaagaaTACGAAGGTACGGACGACTTATTGCAACGAAATTATAAAGACATAGAAAAATTGTCTATGCAGATAAATGAATATGCACCTTCTTATATGAAAGTCCTTTTTTGCTCAATGGGTATTACATGTTTCTATGCCAATATCATGCATGAGCTAGTTACAAAAGTACCAAGTACAAATATCGTAGCTGTTAGTTCCCATTATGGTTTAGAATTGATATATCCCTTAGTCAATTCAGTAGGATTCACTTTACAAAATTTCGGATGTCCACCTGTTTGGGGGTATTTGG GAATAAATCAGTTTGTAGACGTTGATCATATGATTCAAAAAGTCCATACTTATCCTGCAACTAGAACTCAAATTTCACAGAAAAATGTACTCTTACCAATTCAAACTCAAGAACATTCAGAATTAAGATGGTTTTTCTATATGTCACATAATAAAAAACCTTACGTAGATAATTTAAAACGGAAG GCGCTTACTCAGTACCTAGTAGGTAGATCAGAAGACTTCCCAAAATGTAAAGCGATTTGCGATCTTCTAAAATTATGGTACAGCAAGAAAGAGAACATTGAAGATGAAATTATATCATTAGGAATAGCATCTGATG GCTCTTTTGGTATTCCAAAAGGATTAGTGTTTTCACAACCAGTATATTTGAAAGTATTAGCAGATGATTCACGAGTATGGATCCCTTTCACGGATTTTCCAATGCCAAATATGCcgttttctatatttcaaaattttatagacACCGCCACAATTATTAAGgaacaaataattaaattaaaagagaattctgagttcaaagaaaaattttcagcaACTTGA